The following is a genomic window from Chryseobacterium ginsenosidimutans.
AATTATTCCAGCTGTCAATCACTTCTCTTTTGTTTGTGTTTTTAAAATATCTCCGCATTGCATTAGCGCGATTTCCCTTATAAACTGTTGTTAAAATTAATTTTCCGATCGTATTCTGAGCTGTAAATTCAACTTTTTCATCAATGCAATAATAAGGATATTTGTAAGGTTTTCTTGTCTTTAATTCCTGATCAGGTTTTACTTCAAGATAGTGCATAAAGTACGTAAATCCACGATTTTCCAGCAATCCAAATTCATCCCGCAACGTTGCATCAACAAAAAATTCTTCATTTTTATGGTTTATTTTTACAATCGCATGGTTAAATGTAAGTGGTGACGGCAAATAATATTTAATATAAAAATCTGTGTGAAAATTCACCAGTACAATTGAAGATTCAACACCGATATAATCTAAAATTACCTTTAATAAAACTGATTTTGCCTTACAGTCACCCTGCTTATTCTCATGAGTTATTGCCGGATCCTGGGGTTTGTGCCCATTCATCTCATCTGCATTAAAAATGTAATAAATATTGTTCTGTACATATTCAATCGCAAACTGAATTTTATCATCCAAATCAGAAATATCATTTAGTTTTTCAATTAAATTCGGAGCAAAATCTTTAAGTGAAGCTTTATGAAAAATCTCATCGTAAATTGAAGAAACATAATTGGAAAGATCTTTCCAGGTATTGTCTGTAGCAAAATCTATAAAAGGAAAAATCTCACGGTTTGCGTCTACAGGATTAATATAATTATGCTTTTCAAAAACAAATTTTTCACCTTGATTAAGATAATTTATTTCTGGTTTTAAAACATTACCGGTTTCATCCCTGAAGAAAGTCTTTTTATAGGCAATTTTCTGTTCTCTATCGTTGATGAAAGTAAATTTGTAGTTTCCATAAGCCCAATAATTATCAGGACTTACCCAAACATATTTTGAAAATTCTTTTCTTAAAAAATCACGATCTGTAAAAGTTTTCACTCGGGAATCTTCCAGAATTAAAACATCATAAAGTCTTAGATCCTTAATCGTAATATTAATCTTTTTATTGCTGCTTAAAATCCCTCCACTACTCTGGTTTTCACTATCTAAAACCTTAATCTTGGTATCAGGAATCTTATCAATTAAAACCCCATCTCTTAAAACACTGATACGATGAATATTGTACACTTCATTTTCCTCAACAACAATATCGGATACCGATGCTCTCTCCAGATTTGCGGGCTCGTTTAAAGTATAAGCCATACAAGTATACTCACCATTCTCTGTATTGCTTGTATAGTATTTTTTATCTAGAAAATAACAGTAATCTTTTCCGTCACTGTTCTGTTTTTTTGCAAATTCAGAATCTTTTATTCTTTCTGTCAGCTCCTGATCATCAATATTTCCTGCCCACATTTCGGGCTTTCGGATGTTGTAATTTCCAATTTCAATTTGCTTATCCATATTATATTTACTATTTTGTGTATTGGTATAAAAAGGGAGGTCAAATTACCTAATTAAAAAATAAAAAACAAGAGTGTATCGTGTTAATATATTTTACTTTCGGCATAAAAGTTGCCCGCTCACTTCTAAAGTCCTAATCTATGAAAAGTTTTAAAACAATTCTAAAAGTCTTATTTTCTGCTCTCATAGTTGTATTGGTACAATGCTGTGCATCTGCAAATGCTTCCGGCGAAAATGAAAAAATATTTATCGTAGGACCCGAAACCGCAGACTGTACAGGAGTAGCTCCTATGAAATGCCTACAGGTAAAAGAAAATAATTCTGCAGAATGGACAAATTTTTACAGTAACATCGAAGGTTTTACTTACGAACCCGGATTTGAGTATGTTTTAAAAGTAAAAACAGAAAAACTAAACAATGTTCCGGCAGATGCCTCATCCATAAAATACATTTTAGTAAAACAGGTTTCTAAAACCAAGAAATAAAAAAATCCCTTTCAATACGTATTGAAAGGGATTTACATTTTCACCAAATTATCTTAATGTTCATGATTTTTCGGAGGTTCGGGTAATTGCGCTTTATTGACTTCATCCATTTTCTGCGTTGCAGCCATAGAAACAACCAATTCATTCAACATAGAGCTTGCTGCTTGTGGCGAATTGGGCAATAACACCAAATTACTTCTGTTATTGGCTCCGATGGAATGTAAAGTATCATAATGCTGCGTTACCACAATTAATGCCGAAGCTTCTTGTGCATTGATTCCTGCAGCATTCAGCATTTTCACAGACTCTTCAAGACCTTTTGCAATCTCTCTTCTTTGGTCAGCAATACCTTGTCC
Proteins encoded in this region:
- a CDS encoding DUF4377 domain-containing protein; the protein is MKSFKTILKVLFSALIVVLVQCCASANASGENEKIFIVGPETADCTGVAPMKCLQVKENNSAEWTNFYSNIEGFTYEPGFEYVLKVKTEKLNNVPADASSIKYILVKQVSKTKK
- a CDS encoding DUF3857 domain-containing protein translates to MDKQIEIGNYNIRKPEMWAGNIDDQELTERIKDSEFAKKQNSDGKDYCYFLDKKYYTSNTENGEYTCMAYTLNEPANLERASVSDIVVEENEVYNIHRISVLRDGVLIDKIPDTKIKVLDSENQSSGGILSSNKKINITIKDLRLYDVLILEDSRVKTFTDRDFLRKEFSKYVWVSPDNYWAYGNYKFTFINDREQKIAYKKTFFRDETGNVLKPEINYLNQGEKFVFEKHNYINPVDANREIFPFIDFATDNTWKDLSNYVSSIYDEIFHKASLKDFAPNLIEKLNDISDLDDKIQFAIEYVQNNIYYIFNADEMNGHKPQDPAITHENKQGDCKAKSVLLKVILDYIGVESSIVLVNFHTDFYIKYYLPSPLTFNHAIVKINHKNEEFFVDATLRDEFGLLENRGFTYFMHYLEVKPDQELKTRKPYKYPYYCIDEKVEFTAQNTIGKLILTTVYKGNRANAMRRYFKNTNKREVIDSWNNFLFYSLNYSNDRNGTDVRNIFKDASIDIVSDDKRLNEFKIQYKSTVENPYYTDPKNNRFLMYFDRNVVKASARDFMHEDLPFWHNFDSEKYEINLYTDQKIDTQEKYTVQESNINNPYFDFTSRKKITKNGATINIEFKPLVNLEIPQNDFEKFRTDHHTIADSNFGLGIDIIEPGLMNMLRFSLKKRFK